ATTTCCCGCTGAGCGCTGCAAATCAGTACGATGATCTTGATTATCCTGACAACCAGTGAGTATTAAACAAGTGGCCATTAAACAAGAGGTGTATTTCAAAGCCCGTGTCATAATCAGCAATCCTTTGTATGTTGGTGTCTAAATAAAGTGACATCGAGTCTACAAGTCAGTGAGTGGATGTGCTGTAAGCTAGTTAGCTAAAAACGTCAGTAAATGTGTATTCGATGCTACATTTTTAAACAGTTCATCGCTGTGTTTGCGGTTAGTCTGTTGAGTATGGTGTATTTAAGGATAAATAGATGCGGTTTGAAAATTTGGCAGCGAAGTACTTTTCTATGAGTGAGGACGTGTGGCAAAGACACACAAATCCTTGGAGTGTTTGGACGCGTTATAGCTGTTTACCTCTGTTGATTGCGTGTATTTGGTGGCGTGACCTATTTGGGGTATGGTTTTGGCCAGCATTAGTCGTACTGAGTGTGTGGATTTGGATAAACCCCAGGTGCTTTAAAAAGCCTGCCCACACAGACAATTGGGCGTCACAAAGTGTGCTTGGGGAGCGCATCTTAATTTACCAGCGTGCGCAAATACCCTCGCACCACTTTAAAACACTCGATGTGATTTCAGCATTATTATGTGTATTTACCGCGATGTCTGTCGCGGGGCTGTTTTTTCATGAGCCGATCAGTACGTGCACTGGTACAGTTGGCTTAATCTTGGCAAAAACATGGTTCCTCGATCGCATGGTGTGGCTCTATCATGAGGTTCATGGCCGTGAAGAGACAATGAATTAGCGAACATCGTATATAACTCGTCTGCGCGGCACGTCACGACACCAACCCATTGAAAAAATAATTTTAAGCTGCTCGCTGGCAAATCAAGGCGACCGTTTGCCACACAATGTAGATAGATGACACGGTTTTGATCTGGCTCTCATGTGGGCAGCTTTAACTCGAGTACATCCCTCTGAGTGTTGACTGCGCTCATGGGAGCAGCACCGGCTTGGTGCCCCGAAACATCCCGCACATCAATCAATAAGCTGTGATCGAACAGTATTTATTGTTTTGCTTGTATACCTTCAATACATCTTTGTTGGTCTTTGAAGGGGGTGAGTAGGGTTTACACTGACTTGAGCATAATCGTGAATCCAGTATATTAGGGATCTCTAATATTAGATTTTTCTAATGTACTTATCTATAATGCCATCAAAGTTAGATGACATGGACATAACATTGAAAGCACAAGATATGGCGCAAAGTGCAGAGCATGCAGAGGCGCTACTTAAACTGATGGCAAATAAAAACCGTCTAATGATTTTATGTAGTTTGCTACAGCAAGAAATGAGTGTCAGTGAGTTAAATGCGCAGGTACCACTGGCACAGTCTGCATTGTCGCAGCATTTGGCTGGGCTTCGTAAAGCCAATGTGGTGGCGACGCGTCGTGATGGGCAGACAATTTACTATCGGATCATTGACGATAAGGTCACGGCGATTTTGGCTCAGTTGTATCAACTATTTTGTCAGCCAACTACCGACGAGGGCGACAGTTAATGTTTACAAGCGTGATGAGGCAACTATTGCATAGTCGCATTCCTCTCTTTATTTTACTGATCAGTGTCTTATTCGGCATGCTGGCACTGCAACAGACTGCACGTGAAGAAGAGCCGCAAATCGTGGTGCCTATTTTGGATATCCATGTTGAGGTGCCAAATATTGCGGCCTCTGAAGTGGCGCGTTTGGTGACTGAACCCCTTGAAAAAATACTCCGGCAAATCCCGGGTGTCGAGCATGTCTATTCAACCAGTGCATCTGGCAGTGTGTCGGTGACGCTGCGCTTTGAGGTCGGACAGGACCGCGAGCGTGCTATTCTCAATACCTATACTAAGTTATATGCCAATGAAGATACGATGCCGAGCGTGGTAAAGCACTGGCAAATAAAACCGGTTGAAGTGGATGATGTGGCGATACTGATGTTGGGCTTGTACAGTGAGGACCCTGAACGCTATAGCGATTTTGAGTTAACGCGCATTGCACAAGAAGTTTCGGCTCAATTTCAGACCATTAATGACACCAGCGAAGTCTCGGTGCTATCAGGGCGTACACGGCAAATTCAGGTTGCACTCAACGCCAGCGCATTGGCTGCGTATCACACCACGCCACTAGATGTATTAAAGGCAATTGAATATGCCAACCAACTAGATACGGTGGGGGACTTTGTTGTTGGCGATAAGCTTTGGCAGTTGCAAGCTGGAGATGTGCTGCGTACGACCGAACAATTAAACCAATTGGTTGTGAATGTCGTTAATGGCAGGCAGATTTATCTCTCGGATATTGCCACTTTGCATGATGGACCCAGTGAACCAAATCACTATCAGTGGATCACGTTGGATGATCAGCGACGCAATTTACCTATGGTGACCTTGAGTGTTGCTAAGCAGCGCGGCAGCAATGCCGTTCAGGTCGCTGAGCAAAGTCTGGCATTGATGGAGAGGCTGGAGTCTGAATTATTTCCAGTCGGTGTGCGCTATCAGGTATTGCGCAATTATGGGCAAACAGCGGATGAGAAGGTAAACAATCTCACTGCGAGTTTGGCTTTTGCGATTGTGACTGTGGTGGTTTTTATTGGCCTCTTTTTGGGCTGGCGGCAGGCGCTGATAATTGGCTTGGCTATTCCCGTGTGTTATGGGATCACACTCAGTTTGGGCTATTTATTTGGTTATACCATTAACCGTGTAACCTTGTTTGCATTGATCCTTGCACTGGGGTTATTGGTTGATGACCCCATTACAGGGGTCGACAACATGACGCGTTTTTTGCGTCGCCACACCGGCAGGTTGAGCCCATCAAACCGTGCTAATACTATTGTGGATGCGATGCTTGAAGTGAAAATGCCGCTATTAACATCCACATTGACCATCATCGTGGCATTCATTCCATTAGCGTTTATAACCGGCATGATGGGCCCTTATATGGCACCTATGGCGTTTAATATTCCAGTGGCGGTGATTGCATCAACCTTAGTGGCTTTGTTTGTCACCCCTTGGTTGGGCAGTAAACTGCTGAGCAGCACAACAACCACAGAGACTGCGCAACATAATCAATGGTATAGAGGATGGCTGAGTTCACTGCTTGCTAACCCAATCAGAGCAAAATGGCTGCTTTGGTCTGTACTTGGCTTATTCGTTGTCAGTGCGAGTCTACCATTACTGCGTGCGGTGCCACTCAAACTCCTACCATTTGATAACAAAAATGAAGTGCAAGTACTCATTGATATGCCACGAGGTACGAGTTTAGAGGCTACGGCAGCAATGACGCAGCGAGTACAAGAAGTTGTTTGGCAATTACAGGAAGTGACGGCAATGGCTGCCTATGTTGGTCGGCCATCCAGTGTCGATTTTAATGGCATGGTGCGTGGGTATTATCAACGTCATAGTAGTCATTTTTCAGAGTTAAGAGTCTTATTAGTTGATAAGCAGCACCGCGTTCATCAGTCTCATGCTGTGGTACTGAGAATGCGTGAAGCATTGGCGCCACTGATAAAAAATGGCATTCGCA
This genomic window from Pseudoalteromonas luteoviolacea contains:
- a CDS encoding ArsR/SmtB family transcription factor, translating into MAQSAEHAEALLKLMANKNRLMILCSLLQQEMSVSELNAQVPLAQSALSQHLAGLRKANVVATRRDGQTIYYRIIDDKVTAILAQLYQLFCQPTTDEGDS
- a CDS encoding efflux RND transporter permease subunit — encoded protein: MFTSVMRQLLHSRIPLFILLISVLFGMLALQQTAREEEPQIVVPILDIHVEVPNIAASEVARLVTEPLEKILRQIPGVEHVYSTSASGSVSVTLRFEVGQDRERAILNTYTKLYANEDTMPSVVKHWQIKPVEVDDVAILMLGLYSEDPERYSDFELTRIAQEVSAQFQTINDTSEVSVLSGRTRQIQVALNASALAAYHTTPLDVLKAIEYANQLDTVGDFVVGDKLWQLQAGDVLRTTEQLNQLVVNVVNGRQIYLSDIATLHDGPSEPNHYQWITLDDQRRNLPMVTLSVAKQRGSNAVQVAEQSLALMERLESELFPVGVRYQVLRNYGQTADEKVNNLTASLAFAIVTVVVFIGLFLGWRQALIIGLAIPVCYGITLSLGYLFGYTINRVTLFALILALGLLVDDPITGVDNMTRFLRRHTGRLSPSNRANTIVDAMLEVKMPLLTSTLTIIVAFIPLAFITGMMGPYMAPMAFNIPVAVIASTLVALFVTPWLGSKLLSSTTTTETAQHNQWYRGWLSSLLANPIRAKWLLWSVLGLFVVSASLPLLRAVPLKLLPFDNKNEVQVLIDMPRGTSLEATAAMTQRVQEVVWQLQEVTAMAAYVGRPSSVDFNGMVRGYYQRHSSHFSELRVLLVDKQHRVHQSHAVVLRMREALAPLIKNGIRIKVVEVPPGPPVMSTLVAEVYASDLFTDKATHVAAAHVLKARLEQEAHVTEVDMSLVPQAMRQRFILDKRKAALSGIVTQDVNQTLQIASGGLVAGVLQVPHEVTPLDIELQLPFAERNQWPVINALQLRGTHTLAKTTAGNALESATSPLVPLGELGQWQQSSVEQPIYRKDLKEVIYVTAELNGRTPAAVIADIVSDEGKTSQQTQWPWQSRTFLSSGAGLGWQLPAGTEYRFSGEGEWRITVDVFRDMGIGFAFALTAIFIILRWQTASSALAGIIMSAIPLTMIGIMPGFWLLNQFGERTIAGAPEPVLFTATAMIGMIALAGIVVRNSLILVEFVNQQRARGVAIKEALYQAGEVRMRPVLLAAGTTMLGNLVIILDPVFSGLALAIIFGTLASTILSLFVVPVVYFLVFKDTQYEEADNALNN
- a CDS encoding DUF6653 family protein; this encodes MRFENLAAKYFSMSEDVWQRHTNPWSVWTRYSCLPLLIACIWWRDLFGVWFWPALVVLSVWIWINPRCFKKPAHTDNWASQSVLGERILIYQRAQIPSHHFKTLDVISALLCVFTAMSVAGLFFHEPISTCTGTVGLILAKTWFLDRMVWLYHEVHGREETMN